The following coding sequences lie in one Rhizobium rhododendri genomic window:
- a CDS encoding ATP-binding protein — MVTEDQNALILAELRRLASAVERLAGPARAVNDWDAADCFVWSPAREHLQPVPRPNRVAIGLIRGVDHVRDILHENTLRFAEGFAANNVLLWGARGMGKSSLVKAVHADIIRSTGVPLKLVEVHREDISTLPLLLDIVKAASLRVIVFCDDLSFDHDDTAYKSLKAALDGGVEGRPDNVLFYATSNRRHLLPRNMMENEQSTAINPSEAVEEKVSLSDRFGLWLGFHKCSQDDYLLMIDGYAKHFNLALDRDEMHREALAWSTTRGARSGRVAWQYIQDLAGRQRIELPRD, encoded by the coding sequence TGGCCGGCCCGGCTCGTGCCGTCAATGACTGGGATGCTGCGGACTGCTTCGTCTGGAGCCCTGCCCGCGAGCACCTACAGCCCGTGCCCCGTCCGAACCGGGTGGCAATCGGCCTTATCCGGGGTGTCGATCATGTGCGCGACATCCTGCACGAAAACACGCTGCGCTTCGCCGAGGGATTTGCTGCCAACAACGTGCTCCTCTGGGGCGCACGCGGCATGGGCAAGTCCTCGCTGGTAAAAGCCGTGCACGCCGACATCATCCGCTCGACCGGCGTCCCGTTGAAACTGGTGGAGGTCCACCGGGAGGATATCTCGACGCTCCCTCTGCTGCTCGACATCGTCAAGGCGGCCTCGCTGCGCGTCATCGTCTTCTGCGACGACCTCTCCTTCGATCACGATGACACAGCCTATAAATCGCTGAAAGCAGCGCTCGACGGCGGCGTCGAAGGCAGACCCGACAATGTGCTCTTCTACGCCACGTCCAACCGTCGTCACCTCCTGCCGCGCAACATGATGGAAAACGAGCAGTCGACGGCGATCAATCCGTCCGAGGCCGTCGAGGAGAAAGTTTCGCTCTCCGACCGTTTCGGCCTCTGGCTCGGCTTCCACAAATGCAGCCAGGACGACTACCTGCTGATGATCGATGGTTACGCCAAACACTTCAACCTCGCTCTCGATCGCGACGAGATGCACCGGGAGGCGCTGGCGTGGTCCACGACCCGGGGGGCGCGCTCCGGACGCGTTGCCTGGCAGTACATCCAGGATCTGGCCGGCCGACAACGGATCGAGCTGCCGCGCGACTGA
- the serS gene encoding serine--tRNA ligase — MLDIRWIRDNAEALDAALAKRSAEPQAQTIIALDEKRRSVVQALQDMQSRRNAASKDIGAAMAQKNSALAETLKAEVAEIKVAMPAAEAEERELTAALTDALSRLPNIPFDDVPVGKDEHDNVIARVVGEKPRWNHPPKEHFEIGEALGYMDFERAAKISGSRFTVLTGPLARLERALGQFMLDLHTGEHGYTEVSAPLMVRDEAMYGTGQLPKFSEDLFRTTDGRWLIPTAEVPLTNLVSGEILEQDKLPLRFTALTPSFRSEAGSAGRDTRGMLRQHQFWKCELVSITDADSAVAEHERMTACAEEVLKRLGLHFRTMMLCTGDMGFGARKTYDIEVWLPGQDAYREISSCSVCGDFQGRRMNARYRGKDDKATTFVHTLNGSGTAVGRCLIAVLENYLNEDGSVTVPEVLVPYMAGLKTIERAA; from the coding sequence ATGCTCGATATCAGATGGATCCGTGACAATGCCGAAGCCCTCGATGCAGCGCTTGCCAAGCGCAGTGCCGAGCCGCAGGCGCAAACCATCATCGCACTCGACGAAAAGCGCCGCTCCGTCGTCCAGGCGCTGCAGGACATGCAGTCCCGCCGCAACGCCGCCTCCAAGGATATCGGCGCGGCTATGGCCCAGAAGAACAGTGCGCTTGCCGAGACACTGAAGGCGGAGGTAGCCGAGATCAAGGTCGCCATGCCAGCCGCCGAGGCCGAGGAGCGCGAGTTGACGGCGGCGCTCACGGATGCCCTGTCGCGCCTGCCGAACATTCCCTTCGACGACGTACCGGTCGGCAAGGACGAGCACGACAATGTCATTGCCCGCGTGGTCGGTGAAAAGCCGCGGTGGAACCATCCGCCCAAGGAGCACTTCGAGATCGGCGAAGCGCTCGGCTACATGGATTTCGAGCGTGCCGCCAAGATTTCCGGCTCGCGCTTCACCGTGCTGACGGGGCCGCTGGCGAGGCTCGAGCGGGCGCTCGGCCAGTTCATGCTCGACCTGCACACCGGCGAACACGGCTATACCGAGGTCAGCGCACCGCTGATGGTGCGCGATGAAGCTATGTACGGCACCGGCCAGCTGCCGAAGTTTTCCGAAGACCTGTTCCGCACCACCGATGGCCGCTGGTTGATCCCGACTGCCGAAGTGCCGCTGACAAACCTCGTCTCGGGCGAGATCCTCGAGCAGGACAAGCTGCCTCTGCGTTTTACCGCGCTGACGCCATCGTTCCGTTCGGAAGCCGGTTCGGCCGGACGCGACACGCGCGGTATGTTGCGTCAGCATCAGTTCTGGAAATGCGAGCTGGTATCGATCACCGATGCCGATAGCGCGGTTGCCGAGCACGAGCGGATGACCGCCTGCGCCGAGGAAGTGCTGAAGCGTCTGGGGCTGCATTTCCGCACGATGATGCTGTGCACCGGCGATATGGGGTTCGGCGCCCGCAAGACCTACGATATCGAGGTCTGGCTGCCCGGCCAGGATGCCTATCGCGAAATCTCCTCGTGCTCCGTCTGCGGTGACTTCCAGGGCCGGCGGATGAATGCCCGCTACCGTGGCAAGGACGACAAGGCCACCACCTTCGTGCATACGCTGAATGGCTCCGGCACGGCCGTCGGTCGTTGCCTGATCGCCGTGCTCGAGAATTATCTGAACGAGGACGGCTCCGTGACTGTGCCTGAAGTTCTGGTGCCCTATATGGCTGGATTGAAGACCATCGAGCGGGCAGCATAG
- a CDS encoding DUF1348 family protein: MVSLIPPFSVETATLKVRAAEDGWNSRNPERVALAYTPDSEWRNRAEFVTGRPAIISFLTRKWEKELDYRLIKELWAFSENRIAVRFAYEWHDDSQNWFRSFGNENWEFDADGLMQRRFACINDKPIQEHERRYFWPLGRRPDDHPGLSDFGF; this comes from the coding sequence GTGGTTTCCCTGATTCCCCCGTTCTCGGTTGAAACCGCCACCCTGAAAGTCAGGGCGGCTGAAGATGGCTGGAATAGCCGCAATCCGGAGAGGGTAGCGCTGGCGTACACGCCAGACAGCGAATGGCGAAACCGGGCCGAGTTTGTAACCGGCCGTCCTGCGATCATTTCCTTCCTGACGAGAAAGTGGGAAAAGGAACTGGATTACCGCCTCATCAAGGAGCTCTGGGCGTTTTCGGAAAACCGCATCGCTGTCCGTTTTGCCTATGAGTGGCACGATGATAGCCAAAACTGGTTTCGCTCCTTCGGGAACGAAAACTGGGAATTCGATGCCGACGGCCTGATGCAGCGGCGCTTTGCTTGCATCAATGACAAGCCCATACAGGAGCACGAGCGCCGGTATTTCTGGCCACTGGGCAGGCGACCTGATGACCACCCCGGTCTGTCAGATTTCGGATTTTGA
- a CDS encoding TetR/AcrR family transcriptional regulator codes for MKAVFERQDVVRLLAEVFRDLGYDGTTLNSITERIGVGKGSLYHFFPGGKEEMAAAVLADVDAWFEREIYEPLRRGEPNAAIAAMLDNVMIYFRSGSRICLVGTFAMVATRDTFGASIACYFRRWIAALSDALRRAGQPADLADIEAERMVMTIQGGIVLARALDDTEVFRRAVENMRAVYR; via the coding sequence GTGAAAGCGGTATTCGAACGGCAAGACGTTGTGCGGTTGCTAGCCGAAGTCTTTCGTGATCTCGGCTATGACGGCACGACCCTAAACAGCATCACGGAGCGCATCGGGGTAGGAAAGGGAAGCCTCTACCATTTCTTTCCCGGAGGGAAGGAGGAGATGGCGGCCGCAGTGCTTGCAGACGTCGATGCGTGGTTTGAGCGGGAGATCTACGAACCGCTGCGCAGGGGCGAGCCAAATGCGGCGATTGCCGCGATGTTGGACAACGTCATGATCTACTTCCGGTCTGGCAGCCGCATCTGTCTGGTGGGAACGTTTGCCATGGTTGCAACGCGCGACACGTTTGGCGCGTCGATCGCGTGTTACTTTAGGCGTTGGATCGCGGCGCTGTCGGATGCTCTTCGCAGGGCGGGACAACCAGCGGATCTGGCTGATATCGAAGCGGAGCGCATGGTGATGACGATCCAAGGCGGAATTGTACTGGCTCGAGCCCTGGATGACACCGAAGTCTTTCGGCGTGCCGTCGAAAATATGCGCGCCGTATATCGCTAA
- a CDS encoding putative bifunctional diguanylate cyclase/phosphodiesterase, with amino-acid sequence MPFFRSKAGHEAIFLGVFGTVIWALGSQFQAFEAVTAFVLRNDDYQLDDLALAITVTGLVSLIYSILRLRDLSREVGRREIAEQGVKWISGHDETTGLPNRRSLDERMACPQHSGEDKLGVFALQLDGFKKIKDLFDHKTADDVLRVMAERLKAIFPSDDIFRTGGRDFIAFIAGADHAEIAEQVAAAIARPVAVRGQAVEVGVAVGYALLPVDGTDLASAVRCAEVAMEAAKNDPARKIRAFEPTMRERWKESSELEKQLRQAIRKNTIKPYYQPIVDLHTGRINGFEALARWEQEPGKFVPPTVFIDLAERTGLIGELTVKLFRVACADAATWPNGVILSFNLSPTQLHDGLLAIRILTILSEAGLPPSRLEIEITESALIQDLVAAERIIADLKNAGIRIALDDFGTGYSSLGQLSRFSFDKIKIDRMFVSEAADGKKNEKILRTIIGLGKGLDILTTAEGIETEEQLQALIRMGCNLGQGYLFGKAVPAAEASRLLELDCKLVETSEMMVA; translated from the coding sequence ATGCCTTTTTTTCGCAGCAAAGCTGGCCACGAAGCGATATTCTTGGGAGTCTTCGGCACAGTCATCTGGGCGCTGGGAAGCCAATTCCAGGCGTTCGAGGCTGTAACCGCATTCGTGCTACGCAATGACGACTATCAGCTCGACGACCTGGCGCTGGCGATTACAGTCACCGGGTTGGTCAGCCTGATCTATTCCATCCTTCGCCTGCGCGATCTCAGCCGGGAAGTCGGCCGCCGCGAGATTGCCGAGCAGGGTGTGAAGTGGATCTCCGGTCACGACGAAACGACAGGGCTCCCCAACCGCCGGTCTCTCGACGAACGCATGGCCTGCCCGCAACACAGCGGGGAGGACAAGCTTGGCGTCTTCGCCCTCCAGCTCGACGGCTTTAAAAAGATCAAGGACCTGTTCGACCACAAGACGGCAGACGACGTGCTGCGGGTGATGGCGGAGCGCCTGAAGGCGATCTTCCCGTCTGACGATATCTTCAGGACCGGTGGACGGGACTTTATTGCGTTCATCGCCGGAGCGGATCACGCTGAAATCGCCGAACAGGTAGCGGCCGCAATCGCAAGACCGGTCGCCGTCAGGGGACAGGCGGTCGAAGTTGGCGTCGCGGTCGGTTATGCGCTTCTTCCCGTCGACGGGACTGACCTCGCAAGCGCCGTGCGCTGCGCCGAAGTTGCCATGGAAGCGGCAAAGAACGACCCGGCACGAAAAATCCGCGCCTTCGAACCCACGATGCGCGAGCGGTGGAAGGAAAGCTCCGAGCTCGAGAAACAGCTTCGTCAAGCGATCAGAAAAAATACGATAAAGCCCTATTACCAGCCGATCGTCGATCTCCACACGGGCAGGATCAACGGCTTCGAAGCGCTCGCCCGCTGGGAACAGGAACCGGGCAAGTTCGTGCCGCCCACCGTCTTCATCGACCTTGCCGAACGCACGGGCCTGATCGGCGAGCTGACGGTCAAGCTCTTCCGGGTTGCCTGCGCCGATGCCGCCACCTGGCCGAACGGCGTTATTCTCTCCTTCAACCTGTCGCCGACGCAGCTGCATGACGGGCTGCTGGCAATCCGTATCCTGACGATCCTCTCCGAAGCCGGACTGCCTCCGTCACGCCTCGAGATCGAGATTACCGAATCGGCGCTCATCCAGGATCTCGTCGCTGCCGAGCGGATCATCGCCGATCTGAAGAATGCCGGCATACGCATCGCGCTCGACGACTTCGGTACGGGCTATTCGAGCCTTGGCCAGCTTTCGAGGTTCAGCTTCGACAAGATCAAGATCGACCGGATGTTCGTCTCGGAAGCCGCCGACGGCAAGAAAAACGAGAAGATCCTGAGAACGATCATCGGTCTCGGCAAGGGGCTGGATATCCTGACGACGGCGGAAGGCATCGAGACCGAGGAGCAGCTCCAGGCACTGATCCGGATGGGATGCAATCTCGGCCAGGGCTACCTCTTCGGCAAAGCCGTCCCCGCCGCCGAAGCATCCCGCCTCCTCGAACTCGATTGCAAACTGGTGGAAACCTCGGAGATGATGGTCGCCTGA
- the tatC gene encoding twin-arginine translocase subunit TatC encodes MTSDIGDKPQPLIEHLMELRTRLMWSIAAFFIAFMVCFAFAKQLFNYLVYPYKWAVIWAHLDVAKSQLIYTAPQEFFFTQVKVAMFGALVIAFPIIAAQIYKFVAPGLYKNERNAFLPFLIASPVLFLMGAALVYFFFCPMVMWFFLKMQQSPADGEIAISLMPKVSEYLSLIMTLVFSFGLVFQLPVITTLLARVGLLTSTWLAEKRKFAIVLAFIAAAILTPPDPMSQIGLAVPTILLYEISIYAARMVERSRKRQGEEETASSSAIVPRDED; translated from the coding sequence ATGACCAGTGATATCGGCGATAAGCCGCAGCCGCTTATCGAACATCTCATGGAATTGCGGACGCGGCTGATGTGGTCCATCGCCGCGTTCTTTATCGCCTTCATGGTGTGCTTCGCCTTCGCCAAGCAACTGTTCAACTATCTCGTCTACCCATATAAATGGGCGGTGATCTGGGCCCATCTCGATGTTGCCAAATCGCAGCTGATCTATACGGCGCCACAGGAATTCTTTTTCACGCAGGTCAAGGTGGCGATGTTCGGCGCCTTGGTCATTGCCTTCCCGATCATCGCGGCACAGATCTACAAATTCGTCGCGCCCGGCCTCTACAAGAACGAGCGCAACGCTTTCCTGCCGTTCCTCATCGCCTCGCCGGTGCTGTTCCTGATGGGCGCGGCGCTGGTATATTTCTTCTTCTGCCCGATGGTGATGTGGTTCTTCCTGAAGATGCAGCAATCGCCGGCCGATGGTGAAATCGCCATCTCGCTGATGCCGAAGGTGTCGGAATATCTCAGCCTGATCATGACGCTGGTGTTTTCGTTCGGACTGGTCTTCCAGCTTCCGGTCATCACCACGCTGCTTGCCCGGGTCGGATTGCTGACCTCGACATGGCTTGCGGAGAAGCGCAAGTTTGCGATCGTGCTTGCCTTTATCGCCGCAGCCATACTGACGCCGCCGGACCCGATGTCGCAGATCGGCCTTGCCGTTCCAACCATCCTTCTCTACGAGATTTCGATCTACGCTGCACGTATGGTGGAGCGTAGCCGCAAGCGACAGGGTGAAGAAGAAACAGCGTCCTCTTCGGCCATCGTACCGCGCGACGAAGACTGA
- a CDS encoding protein-L-isoaspartate(D-aspartate) O-methyltransferase, whose product MTARLLEREGFAAVVLRLRAEGISDIDLLTAVEQTPRSLFVPAQAVSDAYSSRTIPIECGSFMEGIDLVIRLLHHLKVRPGHRVLEVGTGTGFTAAVMGRLGERVLTVDRYKTLTIAAQKRIETLAMRNVIVRQADGSAGMPGEGTFDRILVTGAFPTMPRFYADQLVSGGSMITPVMITDTVCRMVRLTKTGSRFEREELFEVPYLPIIPKLAAYL is encoded by the coding sequence TTGACAGCTCGACTTCTTGAGAGGGAAGGTTTTGCGGCCGTCGTGCTGCGGCTGCGTGCTGAAGGCATTTCCGACATCGACCTATTGACTGCCGTGGAGCAGACGCCTCGCTCGCTGTTCGTGCCGGCGCAGGCGGTGTCAGATGCCTATTCCAGCCGGACGATCCCGATCGAATGCGGATCATTCATGGAAGGCATCGACCTCGTCATCAGGCTTCTCCACCATCTGAAGGTCCGGCCGGGCCACCGCGTACTCGAAGTCGGCACCGGCACGGGATTCACAGCTGCCGTCATGGGCCGGCTCGGCGAACGGGTTCTGACAGTCGACCGCTACAAGACGCTGACGATTGCAGCACAGAAGCGCATCGAGACACTGGCGATGCGCAACGTCATCGTACGCCAGGCGGACGGTAGCGCCGGCATGCCGGGCGAGGGTACGTTCGACCGCATTCTGGTGACCGGCGCCTTCCCGACCATGCCGCGCTTCTATGCCGACCAGCTGGTCTCCGGCGGCTCGATGATCACGCCTGTGATGATAACGGATACCGTTTGCCGCATGGTGCGCCTGACAAAGACCGGCAGCCGTTTCGAGCGCGAGGAACTGTTCGAAGTTCCCTACCTGCCGATCATCCCGAAGCTTGCGGCCTATCTCTGA
- a CDS encoding LysM peptidoglycan-binding domain-containing M23 family metallopeptidase, protein MRFSFPLHISTTTGKVLVAAFLASAATGCSSDASRFSGMFASSGSSSDTMTTGSIPRRQLSGLDRDPVPPANVASGQSDYGNGNAAMNQPYPSQPQTYKPAYSNARIAAAPSVQRSQLAAPAGIATSDHLSTRPPREEQQALAQPYPDAAPNRGSAPHSLAPPREAPDRMATGTTPGKPSAWTGDNAPTVTLRPGETTKTLASRYGVPEKEILRVNGLKSAASAQPGRSIIIPTMNGGANVVKASSQAADLDKGGKQPIPSKAPEQDAAVLPNGNTARDKQQLSAENGSGKLSAGAGKGPTPGSYVVKPGDSLAKIAKATGTHIDALKAANGIGKNGIQVGQTLKLPQAGAAPAADDMKTASIAPEKAPVKAAAPVAAEEPTKVASLPTQSVNDAQKSDAGSAAPESTGIGKYRWPVRGAVIAAYGANVEGSRNDGIDISVPSGTPIKAAENGVVIYAGNGLKALGNTVLVRHDDGTVTVYGHADTLSVTRGQKVQRGQTLATSGMSGNAKQPQMHFEVRKNASPVNPMTFLE, encoded by the coding sequence ATGCGTTTCAGCTTTCCGTTACATATCAGCACGACGACAGGCAAGGTCCTGGTTGCAGCATTTCTCGCGAGCGCCGCGACAGGCTGCAGTTCGGATGCCTCTCGTTTCTCGGGGATGTTCGCAAGCTCCGGTTCGAGCTCCGACACCATGACGACGGGTTCCATCCCGCGACGGCAGCTGAGCGGTCTCGACCGCGATCCTGTCCCGCCCGCCAACGTGGCCTCTGGTCAATCGGATTACGGCAATGGCAATGCTGCCATGAACCAGCCCTATCCGTCGCAGCCGCAGACATACAAGCCGGCCTATTCCAACGCACGGATTGCTGCCGCTCCGTCGGTTCAGCGCTCGCAGCTGGCCGCGCCTGCCGGTATCGCCACATCCGACCACCTGTCGACACGGCCGCCCCGCGAAGAGCAGCAGGCTCTTGCGCAGCCCTATCCAGATGCCGCGCCGAACCGCGGGTCTGCTCCGCATTCGCTGGCCCCACCGCGCGAGGCCCCGGATCGCATGGCGACCGGCACCACGCCCGGCAAGCCGTCTGCCTGGACCGGCGATAACGCGCCAACCGTTACTCTGCGCCCCGGCGAGACGACGAAGACGCTTGCCAGCCGCTACGGCGTTCCGGAAAAGGAAATCCTGCGCGTCAACGGCCTGAAGAGCGCCGCGTCCGCCCAGCCGGGCCGCTCCATCATCATTCCAACCATGAATGGCGGCGCTAATGTCGTGAAGGCATCGTCGCAGGCCGCCGATCTCGACAAGGGTGGCAAGCAGCCGATCCCGTCGAAGGCGCCCGAACAGGATGCCGCTGTTCTTCCGAACGGCAATACGGCCCGCGACAAGCAGCAGCTGAGCGCCGAGAACGGCTCCGGCAAGCTCTCGGCCGGGGCAGGCAAGGGACCGACGCCGGGCAGCTACGTGGTCAAGCCGGGCGATTCGCTCGCCAAGATCGCCAAGGCCACCGGAACTCATATCGACGCGCTGAAGGCAGCCAACGGCATCGGCAAGAACGGCATCCAGGTCGGACAGACGCTGAAGCTGCCGCAGGCTGGCGCAGCACCGGCTGCCGACGATATGAAAACAGCTTCGATCGCGCCTGAAAAGGCACCGGTCAAGGCAGCTGCACCCGTCGCTGCCGAGGAGCCGACCAAGGTCGCCTCGCTGCCGACCCAGTCCGTCAACGACGCCCAGAAATCGGACGCCGGCTCCGCTGCGCCGGAATCGACCGGCATCGGCAAGTATCGCTGGCCTGTGCGCGGCGCGGTCATCGCCGCCTACGGCGCCAATGTCGAAGGCAGCCGCAACGACGGTATCGACATCTCGGTGCCATCGGGCACGCCGATCAAGGCCGCCGAAAACGGCGTCGTCATCTATGCCGGCAATGGTCTCAAGGCGCTTGGCAACACGGTGCTGGTACGCCACGACGACGGCACGGTCACCGTATACGGCCACGCCGACACTCTGAGCGTCACGCGCGGACAGAAAGTACAACGCGGCCAGACACTCGCAACTTCAGGCATGAGCGGCAATGCCAAGCAGCCGCAGATGCACTTCGAGGTCCGCAAGAATGCCTCGCCGGTTAACCCAATGACCTTCCTTGAATAG